AGATACCTTGGTCTTACCTGAGCAAGGGCGCTGGATTCATGAGAAGTTCGATGACGCCGGCGTCGAGAACAAGTTCATTGTTTATGAGAACTCCGGCCACGGCCTGGAGAAGAACCTTCCCCAGGCGGTCGGCGAAGCGATCAAGTGGTTTGACCAGTACTTGAAGTAGCGTTTAACTCAGCAGAGAAGTTACTTTTTGTTCTCTGCTTCTTTCTTTTTCCACTGGTTGGGATGAAGCGGCGGAGGTGCGCCTTCGGGGCGGACGAGTTGCGCCGTCGGACGCCTGCTGGCCTGGATGTCGGCTACATGTTGGTCGTACAGCATTTGAAGACGTTGGCAAACTTCTGGATGCGCTTCCGCCAAGTTGGTCGTCTCGGAGATGTCGGCGGCGATGTCGTATAGCTGAACCGGTTCATCGGATGGCGCGCGACCCTTGGGGGCTTCCCGGCCTGTCTTCCGTTCTTTCCAAGGATAGTACTTCCACTTTCCGGAACGTACGGTACCTGGGCCGTGCATCAGCACGTACGATTCGTGCGGACCCTTCGCGTTTTCGGTGAACATTACTTCGCTGATATCAAGTCCATCGATCCGGCGACCGGAGAGCTTCCCTCCACACAACTTGGCGAGCGTTGGCAGGATATCAATCGACGCGGTTACCTCACGATAAACGCTGCCGGCAGGAATTTTGCCTGGCCACCACATGAGCGTTGGCTCACGGATGCCTCCATCGTAGACACTTCCTTTTTGGGCCCGCAGGGGCAGCGAGGAACCGACGGCCGCTCCGTTATCACTGGTAAAAATGACTAGGGTGTTTTCGGCCAAGCCCTCCTGTTTCAGCGTTTTCAAGATTTCACCGACCGACCAATCAACCTCTTCGATGGCATCCCAGATTAATTTATCCGTTCGTCCCCGAAAGCGATCGCTGACATGGAGTGGCAGGTGGACCATCGTATGAGGTAGGTAGATGAAGAACGGCTTGTCCTTGCTGTCCTGAATGACGCGAATCGCTTCTTCGGTATAACGTTTGGTGATCGTGTTTTGATCGACCGGGTATTCGATGATTTCTTCGTCACGGAATAGAGGTACGCGATCCTTGCGGGTGTAGCCTTCCTCCAACTCCTGTTGCGTCACGCCTTCACGAAGCAGGATGTCGTCCGAACGCTTGTTGGCCGGGTCGATCCACATGTCGTTGCTGTAAGGAATACCGTAGTAGCTTTGAAACCCTTGATAGGTCGGAAGGCAGGGAGGTAGGTGCCCCAAGTGCCATTTACCGATGCACGCCGTGCGATAACCGGCGTCCCTCAACATTTCCGCCATCGTTTGCTCGTCTGGATGCAATCCGACATTGCTGTTCGGAAAGAGAACTGGAGGCATACTTAATCGTTGATAATGAGTCCCTGTCATCAGTGCCGTCCGTGATCCAGAACAGACCGCACAGCCCACATAGAAGTCGGTGAACTTCATCCCCTCTGCCGCCATCTGATTCAAATTCGGCGTCCGCGGCCCCTCCGCCCCGTTGAACTCAACATCGCCGTAACCCATATCATCGATGAAGATGAGTACGATGTTGGGTACACGATCTTGTTCTGCTGAATATGCGTGATCGATCGGGAATATTGAGGCCGAAAGAAGAGTCAGGACAAAGAAAAGTGTAGCGAATCTGTGTAATAAATAGCGGCTGGAGTTATCGCTGGTCAGATTGAACAAGCCATGCATAGTGTAAGCGGCTCCATGAGATTCTGTGTTCGGTGGGATGTGTGATAGGCATCCCCAGTATCTTCGGCAGCGAGAACAAGGTCAACGATTGTCCGCACGGGGCAACAATTCGAGGGTGCCTTTTATCGGCACTCATGATGTGGAGCGACGTGAGTGAAATTGTGATACGGGATAAAAAGGGAGTGCGATCCCGTAACCTCGCAAGGCGAAAAGGCTGACTGTATGACTACCCCTGATTCCAAACGGATTAAGTAGAAGAACACTGGGGGATAGGGTTCT
This window of the Blastopirellula marina genome carries:
- a CDS encoding sulfatase, whose protein sequence is MHGLFNLTSDNSSRYLLHRFATLFFVLTLLSASIFPIDHAYSAEQDRVPNIVLIFIDDMGYGDVEFNGAEGPRTPNLNQMAAEGMKFTDFYVGCAVCSGSRTALMTGTHYQRLSMPPVLFPNSNVGLHPDEQTMAEMLRDAGYRTACIGKWHLGHLPPCLPTYQGFQSYYGIPYSNDMWIDPANKRSDDILLREGVTQQELEEGYTRKDRVPLFRDEEIIEYPVDQNTITKRYTEEAIRVIQDSKDKPFFIYLPHTMVHLPLHVSDRFRGRTDKLIWDAIEEVDWSVGEILKTLKQEGLAENTLVIFTSDNGAAVGSSLPLRAQKGSVYDGGIREPTLMWWPGKIPAGSVYREVTASIDILPTLAKLCGGKLSGRRIDGLDISEVMFTENAKGPHESYVLMHGPGTVRSGKWKYYPWKERKTGREAPKGRAPSDEPVQLYDIAADISETTNLAEAHPEVCQRLQMLYDQHVADIQASRRPTAQLVRPEGAPPPLHPNQWKKKEAENKK